The genomic DNA ATGTAATGGTGGACGCAGCAAGCAATTTTTTACGATTTGCTGTCGAGATGGCTTGCGGCGTCGCGGGTAAGGCCCGTCTGTTCGCCGGAATTGATGAGCACACGGCGTAGCATGCTCTTCAGGAAGCCCACTTCTTCGGGGGTGAACCCGTTCAGCAGGCTATCGAGCACGCCAGTGAAAATGCCCGGCATGCGGGCCGCGATCGCATGGCCTTCCGGTGTCAATGCGAGCCGCACGACGCGCCGGTCTTCGTTGCTGCGCACCCGCGTGAGCAGGCCGCGCTTTTCGAGCCGGTCGATCAGGCGCGTGACGGCGCTTGCGTCGATGCCGTATTCACGCGCCAGCTCGGCCGCGAGCAGGCATTTGCCGCTCGCCACCATGAACAGGATGCTGCCTTGCTGGCTGGTGATGCCGAGTTCAGCCATGCTGCGTTGCGTGACCAGGTTCGACAGCGTCGATCTCACGCGCGAGATGAGATAGCCGACACTTTCGCCGAGTTGATACTCGCTGAGGTCCGGCGTGGGTTCGTTGGACGGCTCCGTCATGATTCTCGTGCGAATGCAATGGTTGACTATGCATCAGTATAGCGGGCTGTTGATTGACACGACAAGCGTTATTACAGCTTAGGCAAGGATTTTTTGCGCTCAAGCAGCAAGCGGGTACGGATTGGCGTAGGGCGCGGCGAGGCGGACATTTGCCCGTCACCCTCGCCTCGGCGGTGCGAAGATTGGATGGTCTATCGGGGAATACCAGAAAGGATCATCCGCGCGTGCTATAATTTTGGGTTCCCAAAAGTGCGCTTTGGGCTTGTTGTCGTGGTTTATCTCCTCAACCAGCAGCATAAGCAAGCGGCGCACTCAACCGTCTTCAGGTTTCCTATGACCCGCGCCCTACGCAACATCGCCATCATTGCTCACGTCGACCACGGCAAGACCACGCTCGTCGACCAGCTCCTCCGTCAGACCGCCACGTTCCGCGAGAACCAGCAGATCGCTGAGCGCGTGATGGACTCGAACGACATCGAAAAAGAGCGCGGCATCACGATCCTGTCGAAGAACTGCGCGGTTGAGTACGAAGGCACGCACATCAACATCGTCGACACGCCGGGACACGCCGACTTCGGCGGGGAAGTGGAGCGCGTGCTGTCGATGGTCGATTCGGTGCTGCTGCTCGTCGACGCGGTCGAAGGCCCGATGCCGCAAACCCGCTTCGTCACGAAGAAGGCGCTCGCGCTCGGTCTGAAGCCGATCGTGGTGATCAATAAGGTCGACCGTCCGGGCGCGCGGATCGACTGGGTGATCAACCAGACCTTCGACCTGTTCGACAAGCTCGGCGCGAACGAAGAGCAGCTCGACTTCCCGATCGTCTATGCATCGGGCCTGAACGGTTATGCCGGTCTCACGCCGGAAGTGCGCGACGGCAACATGCGTCCCCTGTTCGAAGCGATTCTCGAGCACGTGCCGGTTCGCCCGGCCGATCCGGAAGGTCCGCTGCAGTTGCAGATCACGTCGCTCGACTACTCGTCGTACGTCGGCCGTATCGGCATTGGCCGGATCACGCGCGGCCGCATCAAGCCGGGCATGGCCGTCGCGGTGCGCTCGGGTCCGGACGGCGAAATCCTCAATCGCAAGATCAACCAGGTGCTGTCGTTCGAGGGCCTCGATCGCGTGCAGGTCGACTCGGCAGAAGCCGGCGACATCGTGCTGATCAATGGTATCGAGGAAGTCGGCATCGGTGTGACGATCTGCTCGCCGGAACAGCCGGAAGCGCTGCCGATGATCACCGTCGACGAACCCACGCTGACGATGAACTTCCTCGTCAATTCGTCGCCGCTCGCGGGCCGTGAAGGCAAGTTCGTCACGAGCCGCCAGATTCGCGATCGCCTGATGAAGGAACTGAACCACAACGTCGCGCTGCGCGTGCGCGACACCGGCGACGAAACCACGTTCGAAGTGGCGGGCCGCGGCGAGCTGCACCTGACTATTCTGGTCGAAAACATGCGCCGCGAAGGCTACGAGCTGGCCGTGTCGCGTCCGCGCGTGGTGATGCAGGAAGTCGACGGCGTAAAGCACGAGCCCTACGAAAACCTGACGGTCGACATGGAAGACACGCACCAGGGTGGCGTGATGGAAGAGCTCGGCCGCCGCAAGGGCGAAATGCTCGACATGGCGTCGGACGGCCGTGGTCGCACGCGTCTCGAGTACCGCATTTCGGCGCGTGGTCTGATCGGCTTCCAGTCGGAATTCCTCACGCTCACGCGCGGCACGGGTCTGATGAGCCACACGTTCGATTCGTACCAGCCGGTCAAGGACGGCGCGGTCGGTGAGCGTCGCAACGGCGTGCTGATTTCGCAGGACGACGGCGCGGCCGTCGCGTACGCTCTGTGGAAGCTGCAGGATCGCGGCCGCATGTTCGTA from Paraburkholderia sp. HP33-1 includes the following:
- a CDS encoding MarR family winged helix-turn-helix transcriptional regulator gives rise to the protein MTEPSNEPTPDLSEYQLGESVGYLISRVRSTLSNLVTQRSMAELGITSQQGSILFMVASGKCLLAAELAREYGIDASAVTRLIDRLEKRGLLTRVRSNEDRRVVRLALTPEGHAIAARMPGIFTGVLDSLLNGFTPEEVGFLKSMLRRVLINSGEQTGLTRDAASHLDSKS
- the typA gene encoding translational GTPase TypA, which translates into the protein MTRALRNIAIIAHVDHGKTTLVDQLLRQTATFRENQQIAERVMDSNDIEKERGITILSKNCAVEYEGTHINIVDTPGHADFGGEVERVLSMVDSVLLLVDAVEGPMPQTRFVTKKALALGLKPIVVINKVDRPGARIDWVINQTFDLFDKLGANEEQLDFPIVYASGLNGYAGLTPEVRDGNMRPLFEAILEHVPVRPADPEGPLQLQITSLDYSSYVGRIGIGRITRGRIKPGMAVAVRSGPDGEILNRKINQVLSFEGLDRVQVDSAEAGDIVLINGIEEVGIGVTICSPEQPEALPMITVDEPTLTMNFLVNSSPLAGREGKFVTSRQIRDRLMKELNHNVALRVRDTGDETTFEVAGRGELHLTILVENMRREGYELAVSRPRVVMQEVDGVKHEPYENLTVDMEDTHQGGVMEELGRRKGEMLDMASDGRGRTRLEYRISARGLIGFQSEFLTLTRGTGLMSHTFDSYQPVKDGAVGERRNGVLISQDDGAAVAYALWKLQDRGRMFVSPGEALYEGMIIGIHSRDNDLVVNPIKGKQLTNVRASGTDEAVRLVPPVQLSLEYAVEFIDDDELVEVTPKSIRLRKRYLKEHERRSASRNKVAGE